TGTAGAGGTCAGGTTGTTGTGGTAGCTGCTGGCCCGTAATGTTTCAACCTGAACCATCAGGGATAGGTGCCGCATAAGGTCAACCGCAAACGGCATAGCCCCTTTCAGAATGACCAACAGGCTTACTTCCTTACCCTGGAAGGTCTGATTGATCGTGGCTGCAATGCGTTGAACTATTCGTTGTACCTCCTCGGGGGGGATAAGGGGCTTAAATGTTTTGTCAACAACTCTGATACGGTCTGTTTCCTGACGGATCATAGGTATGTAAAAATAGTTATGGATTGATCGGTAGGGTGTACTCGCGTTCGTTCGGCCGGACGTACTCCGCATATCCAGAGCAGGCCTTCAGCGTCTGCAATGACGTGGACGTACGGTTTCTGCGAGCTGGGTACATGTGCATTCGTAAGTAAGTCCGATACGAGTACCGACGTGTTCTTTGCGAACGGAACCATACGGTCGCCATGTTTCCAGGTGCGCCAAACCAAGGGGAATACGATTGCGTTGCTATTAACATACGCAATATTCGGGTTTGGGGTAATGGTAACCTTGCAATGGTTTTTTGTCTCTACCAGCAGCGTTCTCTTTCCAAGAACATATTCGCCGTCGGCAGTTATCGTTACCACCGTTTCATGGTGCTGAATATTCTTAGAAAATGTGAGGTGGTCCCGGTCGCGCCAAACCGTATGCATGTCTGAAATTTCAACACTGTGTCCGGGTTCTGCCGCAACCAGGCCCCACACCCGCTGTATGGTTGAATACCCGGGCAAATTACCCGTGAGAGTTGCAATCACTGCCCTGAATACTTCATGGGTTTGCGCCTGTCCCAACGCCTCGGTCATTACTATTGGGATGCGGTAGGTGTTGTCATCAACAACTATTTTGCTGACAAGATCATGTGTTGTTCGTTGTACAATTTCGTTTGCTTCGCGCAGGAGCCCTGCCGATCGTGAGATGCGGGTGCAGATATCTGATCCAAACACGCTGGTAAGAGCAGGAATTAGGGTGTGACGAATCTCATTGCGCAGGAACTGTCGGTTGGTATTGGACGAATCGGTTCGCCACTGCAGGGTGTTGCTAATGGCATACTGCTGAATCTCTGTTTTAAGTACTCCGTGGAGCGGACGAACAAGGAGTACATGGTTAGTCAGGTCTCTGACCGGTGCGTGTGATGCCAGTCCATGAATTCCGCTCCCGCGGGCAAGGTGCAGCAGGAACGATTCAGCGGCATCGTTAGCGTGATGAGCAACTGCCACTGCACGGGCACCGGTTTGGCGGGCAACGTGTATCAAATAATCATAACGAAGTTTACGTGCAGCCGCTTCAATACCGGAACCGGTCTGCTGTGCCTGAAGCAGGACGTTGAGTGTTGTTGAATATATCGGAAGGCCATGGGCGTGGGCTATGTTTCTAACGAACTGTTCATCGGCATCTGATTCCGGGCCTCGCAGACCATGGTTTACGTGGGCTACAATCAACGTCAGCGAAAGCGTCGTGCGTAGCGACAGGAGAACGTGCAGCAACGTGATGCTATCCAGTCCGCCACTGACTGCAACCACGATGGTGCTGTTGATAAGTTTATTATCGCGGATAACGCTGGCGGCCGAACTTTCCAGATTAGTCACAACGTACATTCTCCGAATCTTCAGCATACCGGTGCAGTCGTTCCGAGATTTCGGAGTAAGATTCCATCCTGACAACATCCTGGCGAACCTGTGCGTTAAAGGGCAGACCTTTAAGGTAGCCGCTGTAATGTTTCCGGAATTCGTGAATGGCACGTCGTTCAGGCTTGTGCAGCAGCTCCAGCGACAAGTGTTCCAGGCATACCTGAATTCGCGCTTGTACCGTGCTCTCGGGTGCGGGCGTACCCAGCAAAGCTTGCCTGGCCTCGGCAAACACGAACGGATTACCAATGGCGGCCCGTCCAATCATGACGGCATCAGCGTTGGTCTCGGCAAATGCCCGGACTACATCATCGGCGGTTTTAACATCGCCGTTAAGAATAACGGGGATCGACAGCACTTCCTTGATCCGGGGTATCCAGCTCCAGTCAGCCTCACCGGTGTGCCCCATATCGCGCGTTCTGCAGTGAACGGTTAGCGCAGCCGCACCCGCATCCTGCAGGCGTCGGGCAACGTCAAGGATGACAATGCTGTCTTTCGACCATCCGAGGCGGGTTTTGACCGTTACCGGCATATTAACGCTTTTTACGATCTCGCGTGTTAGCATTTCCATTTGCTGCGGGTCTTTTAGTAAGGCGGCACCGGCGTTCCTGGCAACAACATTTTTAACCCAGCAGCCGTA
This is a stretch of genomic DNA from Ignavibacteria bacterium. It encodes these proteins:
- the tilS gene encoding tRNA lysidine(34) synthetase TilS, whose product is MLKIRRMYVVTNLESSAASVIRDNKLINSTIVVAVSGGLDSITLLHVLLSLRTTLSLTLIVAHVNHGLRGPESDADEQFVRNIAHAHGLPIYSTTLNVLLQAQQTGSGIEAAARKLRYDYLIHVARQTGARAVAVAHHANDAAESFLLHLARGSGIHGLASHAPVRDLTNHVLLVRPLHGVLKTEIQQYAISNTLQWRTDSSNTNRQFLRNEIRHTLIPALTSVFGSDICTRISRSAGLLREANEIVQRTTHDLVSKIVVDDNTYRIPIVMTEALGQAQTHEVFRAVIATLTGNLPGYSTIQRVWGLVAAEPGHSVEISDMHTVWRDRDHLTFSKNIQHHETVVTITADGEYVLGKRTLLVETKNHCKVTITPNPNIAYVNSNAIVFPLVWRTWKHGDRMVPFAKNTSVLVSDLLTNAHVPSSQKPYVHVIADAEGLLWICGVRPAERTRVHPTDQSITIFTYL
- the dusB gene encoding tRNA dihydrouridine synthase DusB, which gives rise to MNIGTITVNQGVLLAPMEDVTDLPFRLICKRFGADIVYTEFISSDGLIRDARRSLEKLQLAAEERPVAIQIFGGEVDVMTSAARKAEEFEPDFIDINYGCWVKNVVARNAGAALLKDPQQMEMLTREIVKSVNMPVTVKTRLGWSKDSIVILDVARRLQDAGAAALTVHCRTRDMGHTGEADWSWIPRIKEVLSIPVILNGDVKTADDVVRAFAETNADAVMIGRAAIGNPFVFAEARQALLGTPAPESTVQARIQVCLEHLSLELLHKPERRAIHEFRKHYSGYLKGLPFNAQVRQDVVRMESYSEISERLHRYAEDSENVRCD